From the Capsicum annuum cultivar UCD-10X-F1 unplaced genomic scaffold, UCD10Xv1.1 ctg3878, whole genome shotgun sequence genome, one window contains:
- the LOC107849596 gene encoding delta(12)-acyl-lipid-desaturase, whose protein sequence is MGAGGNMSAPTTKTEGKKNPLQRAPISKPPFSIGDIKKAIPPHCFQRSLIRSSSYLVQDLILVYIFYYIAATYIQVLPTPYRYLAWPIYWILQGCFSTGLWVIAHECGHQSFSDYQWLNDTVGFILHSALLTPYFSWKYSHRRHHANTNSLENDENHVPKLKTKLRWYTKLYMNNPLGRLFMLAFTITAGLPLYYAINVAGKPYDRFASHYDPYSPIYNDRERLQIYISDAGLIATIYVLYRVALTQGLTWLICIYGVPLVIVNSFIVIITMLHHTHLSLPHYDSSEWDWLRGALATVDREYGVLTKVFHNITDTHVLHHMFSTIPHYHAMEATKAIKPLLGEYYRFDETPFYKALWREFECIYIEKDEGSQGQGIFWYKNH, encoded by the coding sequence ATGGGAGCCGGTGGCAATATGTCTGCTCCAACAACTAAAACAGAAGGAAAGAAAAATCCTCTCCAAAGAGCGCCAATTTCAAAGCCCCCTTTTAGTATTGGTGATATCAAGAAGGCCATCCCTCCTCACTGCTTTCAACGATCTCTCATTCGCTCGTCCTCCTATCTTGTTCAGGATCTCATACTTGTCTACATCTTTTACTACATTGCTGCCACTTACATCCAAGTCCTTCCAACCCCGTATCGTTATCTAGCATGGCCAATTTACTGGATACTTCAAGGTTGTTTTAGCACCGGATTATGGGTCATTGCCCATGAATGTGGCCATCAGTCCTTTAGTGATTACCAATGGCTAAATGATACTGTTGGTTTTATCCTCCACTCTGCACTTTTAACACCATATTTCTCATGGAAATATAGTCATCGTCGTCACCATGCCAACACTAATTCTCTTGAGAATGATGAAAATCATGTGCCTAAGCTTAAAACCAAACTAAGATGGTACACCAAATTATACATGAATAATCCACTAGGAAGATTATTCATGCTTGCCTTCACCATCACTGCTGGCTTACCTTTGTACTATGCCATCAATGTAGCCGGCAAACCTTATGATCGTTTTGCAAGTCATTATGACCCATATAGCCCAATTTATAATGACCGTGAGAGACTACAAATCTACATCTCAGATGCAGGTTTGATTGCAACTATTTATGTATTGTATCGCGTTGCTCTGACACAAGGGCTAACTTGGCTCATATGCATCTATGGGGTGCCCCTCGTAATAGTGAATAGTTTCATAGTGATAATCACTATGTTACACCACACTCACTTGTCATTGCCACATTATGATTCATCGGAGTGGGATTGGCTAAGAGGGGCACTAGCTACGGTAGACAGAGAATATGGCGTGCTAACTAAGGTCTTCCACAATATTACAGATACACATGTTTTGCATCATATGTTCTCAACCATACCACATTACCATGCAATGGAGGCAACCAAGGCTATCAAGCCATTACTTGGAGAATACTACCGATTTGATGAAACTCCATTTTACAAAGcattatggagagaatttgagTGCATCtatattgagaaagatgaaggaTCTCAAGGCCAGGGTATTTTCTGGTATAAAAACCACTAA